Proteins found in one Kwoniella bestiolae CBS 10118 chromosome 1, complete sequence genomic segment:
- a CDS encoding phosphoglycerate dehydrogenase, producing MSSSVPVPGRRTSVSASDPPNFIPIPTNTRGIPTTSFGAQSPPSSTAAGGLSGSFSTSPSASSHMRAGSASVGSVFHGMARQLTAFLPVTYPLEEEPEKRQGKTKVLLLENINLDAAQFLKDQGFEVDHVTKAWSEEELISKLPHYQAIGIRSKTKITQKVIDANPQLLVIGCFCIGTNQVDLEHAARRGIAVFNSPYANSRSVAELVISEIIALSRQIVDRTHEMRAGIWNKISKNCWEIRGKTLGIVGYGHIGSQLSVLAESFGMQVVYYDVIPIMPLGSARQVDSLDELLSKADFVTLHVPEIPDTINMIGEAQFAQMKTGSFFINNARGKVVDLAALAAALESKHLAGAAVDVFPKEPGSNGPGFNDALGDFIPRLRNCSNLILTPHIGGSTEEAQRAIGSEVSNALYRYLTYGTSLGSVNFPEVDLRAITTNDERHIRVCHVHRNEPGVLKSINNILADHNIEKQFTDSKGDIAYLMADISGVGQEEVEGIYNGIKNTRANILTRLLY from the exons ATGTCCTCCTCGGTCCCTGTTCCAGGTCGAAGAACCTCTGTGTCAGCTTCGGATCCTCCTAATTT catcccaatcccaaccaACACCCGAGGtatccccaccacctcattcggtgctcaatctcctccttcctcaactGCCGCCGGAGGGTTGAGCGGATCATTCTCCACTTCCCCATCTGCCTCGAGCCACATGAGGGCAGGATCAGCTTCAGTCGGATCAGTCTTCCATGGTATGGCCAGGCAATTGACCGCTTTCTTACCTGTTACATACCCCTTGGAGGAGGAACCAGAGAAGAGACAAGGTAAAACCAAGGTTCTGTTGTTGGAGAATATCAATTTGGACGCTGCCCAGTTCTTGAAGGATCAAGggttcgag GTCGACCACGTCACCAAAGCTTGGTCGGAAGAAGAGCTCATCTCCAAACTACCCCACTACCAAGCTATCGGTATTCGATCCAAGACTAAGATAACTCAAAAGGTCATTGATGCTAATCCTCAG CTCCTCGTCATCGGTTGTTTCTGTATCGGAACCAACCAAGTCGACCTCGAACATGCCGCCCGAAGAGGTATCGCCGTCTTCAACTCTCCTTACGCCAACTCTCGATCCGTCGCCGAATTGGTCATCTCCGAAATCATTGCCTTGTCCCGACAAATCGTCGATAGGACTCACGAGATGCGAGCAGGTATCTGGAACAAGATCTCCAAGAACTGTTGGGAGATTCGAGGAAAGACTCTGGGTATAGTAGGATACGGACACATCGGATCCCAACTATCCGTCCTTGCCGAGTCATTCGGTATGCAAGTCGTCTACTACGATGTTATCCCCATCATGCCTTTGGGTTCCGCACGACAAGTCGATTCTTTGGACGAACTACTTTCCAAAGCGGATTTCGTCACTCTCCACGTACCCGAGATACCCGATACGATTAACATGATTGGTGAAGCCCAATTCGCCCAAATGAAGACCGGTTCATTCTTCATTAACAACGCCAGAGGTAAGGTCGTAGACCTCGCTGCACTTGCTGCTGCCTTGGAATCAAAACATCTAGCAGGAGCTGCCGTCGACGTGTTCCCCAAAGAACCGGGATCAAACGGACCAGGATTCAACGATGCCTTGGGAGACTTCATCCCGAGATTAAGGAATTGTTCCAACCTGATCCTCACACCGCATATTGGAGGATCCACCGAGGAAGCCCAACGGGCCATCGGATCGGAAGTGTCCAATGCGCTTTATAGGTACCTCACCTACGGTACCAGTTTGGGATCGGTCAATTTCCCTGAAGTGGATTTGAGGGCTATAACGACCAACGACGAGAGGCATATCAGAGTGTGTCATGTGCACAGGAACGAGCCTGGTGTGTTGAAGAGTATCAACAATATCCTCGCGGACCATAATATCGAGAAACAATTTACGGACTCCAAGGGCGATATCGCGTATCTCATGGCTGATATTTCTGGGGTGGGCCAGGAAGAAGTAGAGGGGATTTATAATGGGATTAAGAATACTAGGGCGAATATCTTGACTAGGTTGCTTT ATTAA
- a CDS encoding ATP-dependent RNA helicase eIF4A, producing the protein MSDPKTETEGGLQMNGDLIESNWNQVVDNFDNMDLKGDLLRGVYAYGFERPSAIQQRAIMPIITGRDCIAQAQSGTGKTATFSISILQRIDTTVKKTQALILAPTRELAQQIQKVVIALGDYLNVDCHACVGGTAVREDMAKLAEGPHVVVGTPGRVFDMINRGALKSEAVKMFCLDEADEMLSTGFKDSIYDIFQLLPAETQVVLLSATMPPEVLDVTKKFMRDPIRILVKKDELTLEGIRQFYIAVEKEEWKLDTLCDLYETVTITQAVIFCSTRRKVDWLTQKLHEREFTVSAMHGDMDQAQREVIMKEFRSGSSRVLIATDLLARGIDVQQVSLVINYDLPASKENYIHRIGRGGRFGRKGVAINFVTQDDVKMLREIETYYNTQVDEMPLNVADLI; encoded by the exons ATgtccga CCCTAAAACCGAGACCGAAGGTGGTCTTCAAATGAACGGTGATCTCATCGAATCCAACTGGAACCAAGTTGTTGACAA CTTCGACAACATGGACCTCAAAGGTGACCTCCTCCGAGGTGTCTACGCCTACGGTTTCGAGAGACCTTCCGCCATTCAACAACGAGCTATCATGCCCATCATCACTGGCCGAGACTGTatcgctcaagctcaatcaGGTACCGGTAAGACCGCtaccttctccatctccattcttcaacga ATTGACACCACCGTCAAGAAGACCCAAGCTTTGATCCTCGCCCCCACCCGAGAGCTCGCCCAGCAAATCCAAAAGGTCGTTATCGCCCTCGGTGACTACCTCAACGTAGACTGCCACGCCTGTGTCGGTGGTACCGCCGTCCGAGAGGACATGGCCAAGCTCGCCGAAGGTCCCCACGTCGTTGTCGGTACCCCCGGTCGAGTCTTCGACATGATCAACCGAGGTGCCCTCAAGTCCGAGGCCGTCAAGATGTTCTGTCTCGATGAGGCCGATGAGATGCTTTCCACCGGATTCAAAGACTCCATCTACgacatcttccaacttctccctGCTGAGACTCAGGTCGTCCTCCTTTCCGCCACCATGCCTCCTGAGGTTTTGGACGTCACCAAGAAATTCATGAGAGACCCTATCAGAATCTTGGTAAAGAAGGATGAACTTACCCTCGAAGGTATCAGACAATTCT ACATCGCCGtcgagaaggaagaatggaagCTCGATACCCTCTGTGATCTCTACGAGACCGTCACCATCACCCAAGCCGTCATCTTCTGTTCTACCCGAAGAAAGGTCGACTGGTTGACCCAAAAACTCCACGAAAGAGAATTCACCGTCTCTGCCATGCACGGTGATATGGACCAAGCCCAACGAGAGGTCATCATGAAGGAGTTCAGATCCGGTTCATCCAGAGTCTTGATCGCCACTGACTTGCTTGCTCGAGGTATCGATGTCCAACAAGTCTCTTTGGTTATCAAC TACGATCTCCCAGCTTCCAAAGAAAACTACATTCACAGAATCGGTAGAGGTGGTCGATTCGGTCGAAAAGGTGTGGCCATCAACTTTGTCACTCAAGATGACGTCAAGATGCTCAGAGAAATTGAAACATACTACAACACTCAAGTTGATGAGATGCCTCTCAACGTTGCTGATCTTATTTAA